In Cherax quadricarinatus isolate ZL_2023a chromosome 36, ASM3850222v1, whole genome shotgun sequence, one DNA window encodes the following:
- the LOC128691395 gene encoding uncharacterized protein, with translation MVTDQLLYTTKGPKPTVLWLPGNGRSIVPDLSSYRPFDRIVRTVHLHEALDICVYHRMIPKHIISLCTLNRKHLKNNHPCKKLRVLWFGAQYPEDDEEEHDWYGNVSFTMPVDLLMEHWRYCFFVEIMTAPTHTTTRLLVTNTDYSSMLIKYDPCTVGGPWYKTSSGHLGLIDCRRYNNIGSNRHGNTLEFMIEVTRYGETKILEKCEISFKNHSKARDKSLSHVCHRFQKPELCCPSPVARAIGSRIFFHEHTNLTKVTSIAKPPLSESAQLYLQCYLTMDGAPSVPRPLPFPAPSVPMYAPHPLINPINQHTQQFVLMFPNGILSVNSLIEERCSLVGQIERTQSSDLRFIPSDFLLALEYIRRQRENGENGNINGQTVQHQLGNLPNQEVNGDARDSQTFSEVLQHTCPGRNGFPQFIRIPPAPIGMFQSHSCQGHTGIFQHSWGPIHPGMLQANLPNHPEIMHHNLDSGHPGRLHHSWG, from the coding sequence ATGGTGACTGACCAACTCCTTTACACTACGAAGGGGCCGAAGCCCACCGTGCTCTGGCTTCCTGGTAATGGAAGAAGCATTGTTCCTGATCTCAGCTCTTACCGCCCTTTTGATCGCATCGTCCGCACCGTCCACTTACACGAAGCTCTCGACATCTGCGTCTACCATAGAATGATTCCAAAACATATCATAAGTCTCTGTACCCTTAATAGGAAACACCTGAAAAACAATCATCCTTGTAAGAAGCTGCGCGTCCTTTGGTTCGGTGCACAGTATccagaagatgatgaagaagagCACGACTGGTATGGCAATGTTTCATTCACAATGCCTGTCGACCTTCTCATGGAACATTGGAGGTATTGTTTCTTTGTGGAGATAATGACAGCTCCGACGCACACAACTACGCGGCTGCTTGTCACTAACACTGATTACTCCTCAATGCTGATTAAGTACGACCCCTGCACAGTGGGCGGACCCTGGTATAAAACCTCTAGTGGTCATCTGGGACTAATCGACTGCCGGCGCTACAACAATATAGGTTCTAACAGACACGGTAACACTTTGGAGTTCATGATCGAAGTCACACGTTATGGTGAAACAAAAATCTTAGAAAAGTGTGAGATTTCTTTCAAGAATCATTCGAAAGCGAGAGATAAGAGCCTCTCACATGTCTGCCATCGTTTCCAGAAACCCGAATTGTGTTGTCCATCGCCAGTCGCAAGAGCCATCGGTTCTAGGATATTCTTTCATGAACATACTAATCTGACGAAAGTCACTTCCATCGCTAAGCCTCCCCTCTCAGAAAGTGCTCAGCTCTACCTCCAGTGTTACCTCACCATGGATGGAGCTCCTTCTGTACCTAGGCCCCTTCCTTTTCCTGCACCTTCTGTACCTATGTATGCTCCACACCCTCTCATAAATCCCATTAACCAACACACCCAACAATTTGTCCTGATGTTTCCCAACGGGATTCTTTCTGTTAACAGCCTCATCGAGGAGCGCTGCTCGCTAGTAGGGCAAATAGAAAGGACTCAAAGTTCAGATTTGCGATTCATTCCGTCGGACTTTCTCCTGGCCTTGGAGTATATCAGAAGACAACGGGAAAATGGCGAAAACGGAAATATTAATGGTCAGACTGTCCAGCACCAGCTGGGTAACCTCCCAAACCAAGAAGTCAATGGAGATGCTCGCGATTCCCAAACTTTCTCTGAAGTATTGCAACACACCTGTCCAGGTCGGAATGGATTCCCACAATTCATTAGGATTCCTCCTGCCCCTATTGGAATGTTCCAGTCTCATAGCTGTCAAGGCCACACTGGTATATTCCAGCACAGTTGGGGTCCTATTCACCCAGgaatgttacaagcaaatttgccTAATCATCCAGAAATTATGCATCATAACTTGGATTCAGGTCACCCTGGAAGACTTCACCACAGCTGGGGATAA